Proteins encoded together in one Paracidovorax wautersii window:
- a CDS encoding DUF924 family protein gives MTPQDVLHFWFEQSTPQQWFQKDAAFDAAIRDRFTALHASAARGELWAWRSTAAGRLAEILVLDQFSRNLFRDDVRAFAQDGMALVLAQECVARQDDAALAPQQRAFVYMPYMHSESLRVQEASVALFTALGNANNLDFAHRHHVIVERFGRFPHRNAVLGRTSTAEERAFLEQPGSSF, from the coding sequence ATGACTCCACAAGACGTTCTGCACTTCTGGTTCGAACAGAGCACGCCCCAGCAATGGTTCCAAAAGGACGCGGCGTTCGACGCGGCCATCCGCGATCGCTTCACGGCGTTGCATGCCAGCGCCGCCCGGGGCGAGCTGTGGGCATGGCGCAGCACCGCCGCCGGCCGGCTGGCCGAGATCCTGGTGCTCGACCAGTTCTCCCGCAACCTGTTCCGCGACGACGTCCGCGCCTTCGCGCAGGACGGCATGGCCCTGGTGCTGGCGCAGGAGTGCGTGGCGCGCCAGGACGACGCCGCCCTGGCGCCGCAGCAACGCGCCTTCGTCTACATGCCGTACATGCACAGCGAATCGCTGCGGGTGCAGGAGGCTTCGGTGGCGCTCTTCACCGCGTTAGGCAATGCCAACAACCTCGACTTCGCTCACCGCCACCACGTGATCGTGGAGCGCTTCGGCCGCTTTCCCCACCGCAACGCGGTGCTGGGGCGCACCTCGACGGCGGAGGAACGTGCGTTCCTGGAACAGCCGGGCAGCTCGTTCTGA
- a CDS encoding M20 aminoacylase family protein — translation MAPFVALRRDLHAHPELGFEEHRTSALVAERLRAWGIAVHTGIAGTGLVGVLHGRHAGPRTIGLRADMDALPLEEENHFAHRSQHAGRMHACGHDGHTTMLLAAAWHLARTRDFAGTVHFIFQPAEEMGKAGARKMIDEGLFDRFPCDAVFGLHNFALEHVGAFALNHGALMASSNTFRITLTGRGTHASLPHTGIDPVAATIDLAQQLQTIVARHVDSRERALLAVTQIQGSDAPNVIPDTAWVGGTVRTFSVTALDAIEAALRTMAEHTARAHGCTADIQFRRASPPVVNHPAEARFAAEVMREIAGDDRVDEQFPAVLSAEDFAHMLQVRPGCYAFIGNGPGDHRLPGHGSGPCLIHNRSYDFNDDILATGASYFVRLAERWLHPDRT, via the coding sequence ATGGCCCCCTTCGTGGCCCTGCGGCGCGACCTGCACGCCCACCCCGAACTGGGCTTTGAAGAACACCGCACCAGCGCCCTGGTGGCCGAGCGCCTGCGGGCGTGGGGCATCGCGGTGCACACGGGCATCGCCGGCACCGGGCTGGTGGGGGTGCTGCACGGCCGCCACGCAGGCCCCCGCACCATCGGCCTGCGCGCCGACATGGATGCGCTGCCGCTGGAGGAAGAGAACCACTTCGCCCACCGTTCGCAGCACGCGGGCCGCATGCACGCCTGCGGGCACGACGGCCACACCACCATGCTGCTGGCTGCGGCGTGGCACCTGGCGCGCACGCGGGACTTCGCCGGCACCGTGCATTTCATCTTCCAACCGGCCGAGGAGATGGGCAAGGCGGGCGCGCGCAAGATGATCGACGAGGGCCTGTTCGATCGCTTTCCGTGCGACGCCGTCTTCGGCCTGCACAACTTCGCGCTCGAGCACGTGGGCGCGTTCGCGCTCAACCACGGGGCGCTCATGGCGTCCAGCAACACCTTCCGCATCACGCTCACCGGGCGCGGCACGCATGCTTCGCTGCCGCACACGGGCATCGACCCGGTGGCGGCCACCATCGACCTGGCGCAGCAGCTGCAGACCATCGTGGCGCGGCATGTGGATTCGCGCGAGCGGGCGCTGCTGGCCGTCACGCAGATCCAGGGCTCCGACGCGCCCAACGTGATCCCCGACACCGCCTGGGTGGGCGGCACGGTGCGCACCTTTTCCGTCACCGCGCTCGACGCCATCGAAGCCGCCCTGCGCACGATGGCCGAGCACACGGCGCGGGCCCATGGCTGCACGGCCGACATCCAGTTCCGCCGCGCCTCGCCGCCCGTGGTCAACCACCCGGCCGAGGCCCGCTTCGCCGCCGAGGTGATGCGCGAGATCGCGGGCGACGACCGCGTGGACGAGCAGTTCCCGGCCGTGCTCAGCGCCGAGGACTTCGCCCACATGCTGCAGGTGCGGCCCGGCTGCTATGCCTTCATCGGCAACGGCCCGGGCGACCACCGCCTGCCCGGCCACGGCAGCGGCCCCTGCCTGATCCACAACCGGTCGTACGACTTCAACGACGACATCCTCGCCACCGGCGCCAGCTACTTCGTGCGGCTGGCCGAGCGGTGGCTCCACCCCGACAGGACCTGA